In one Lysobacter alkalisoli genomic region, the following are encoded:
- a CDS encoding DUF6491 family protein, producing MKKRAMAGLVLVASLLAACASSGRISDDERLAIYRANAGEPVRSFRFFGRLDSWTPLGSEALAVWTRPSTAYLLELAGSCPDLPFATAITVTSQAGSVHARFDKVRVLGQGSITIPCIIREIRPLDTKGIKADEAERREAGTVPDEAVDETTDG from the coding sequence ATGAAGAAGCGTGCAATGGCGGGACTGGTCCTGGTGGCATCGCTGTTGGCGGCCTGCGCCAGCAGCGGCCGGATCAGCGATGACGAGCGGCTGGCGATCTATCGGGCCAATGCGGGCGAGCCGGTGAGGAGTTTCCGGTTCTTCGGTCGCCTGGACAGCTGGACCCCGCTCGGTAGCGAGGCGTTGGCGGTCTGGACCCGGCCCAGCACGGCTTACCTGCTCGAACTGGCCGGCAGTTGCCCGGACCTGCCGTTTGCGACCGCGATAACGGTGACCAGCCAGGCCGGATCGGTCCATGCCCGGTTCGACAAGGTGCGGGTGCTCGGGCAGGGCTCGATCACGATTCCCTGCATCATCCGCGAGATCCGGCCGCTCGATACCAAGGGCATCAAGGCGGACGAGGCCGAGCGGCGAGAGGCCGGCACGGTACCTGACGAGGCGGTCGACGAGACGACGGACGGCTGA
- a CDS encoding S8 family serine peptidase, translated as MPISSFRAGLLAAAILATPMLAEARRLDPLLESMLPAVAAGETVEVIVSFHGNGPLNATQQARLEALGLTGLSLRELPMIGTAATPAQVQSLLAMDDVRSVWLNAPLDLENREATQLTGVDRLRTDDAMRVNGMPVTGRGLSVVVNDSGVDGTHPDLKYPEHTRQNVAAQTNLYSLSSILPITYTENVPNTDIGGGHGTHVAGTIGGNGAASPGGEQEGVAPGAGIIGYGSGAGLFILDTLGGFDYALTHQAQYNIRVVSNSFGSTGDTGSDFDPDHPTNIATKRLADRGVVVVFSAGNSGSGEGTITGNFKKAPWVVTVAAGDKQGNLASFSSRGRRDKGGEVVIDGKTYTWEDRPTVTAPGVDIASARASLGALDKTSIDKDIELLGAGQAVYYTHMSGTSMAAPHVSGIVALMLEANPNLGWQDVKRLLQETASNIPGRADWEAGAGYVNAHAAVQAAFDAGNFGGTVNAAQDFNANAQVSVAGSERYAIKFDPVLEPDVRYFQVGSDISLVSASANVGDNTVAISLTDPNGKRYGSSIALPVLGQNIAVSAPGVPGTWSVTVRGVGSVSGVALDPLQVTNGYGVPGTVNVDVSRLRTDGYTGLADVAGHPAQGFIEFGVSNRLVDGRTDGRFHPDSQLTRAELAQYLVMGSGLRQWLPMHNVSTFSDIGPVHPAWVWAEAATTRGAPQRDLTHKHAGAMGKVNGGFRPDDKVSRAGLAYSLVQALGLQAKALEPVEQLTVLYGSNRIAIADADKVPVSLRGYVQLALDLGLINARFELKQGPFDLQPTLVAYFDPGKAVTRAAFAAATSRSFDVYRP; from the coding sequence ATGCCCATCTCAAGCTTCCGCGCCGGCCTGCTGGCCGCCGCCATCCTCGCCACCCCGATGCTCGCCGAGGCGCGTCGCCTCGATCCGTTGCTGGAATCGATGCTGCCTGCGGTTGCAGCCGGCGAAACCGTGGAAGTAATCGTCAGCTTCCACGGCAATGGTCCGCTGAATGCCACCCAGCAGGCGCGCCTGGAAGCGCTGGGCCTCACCGGCCTGAGCCTGCGTGAGTTGCCGATGATCGGCACCGCCGCCACTCCGGCGCAGGTGCAGTCGCTGCTGGCAATGGACGATGTCCGTTCGGTCTGGCTCAACGCCCCGCTGGATCTGGAGAACCGCGAGGCCACCCAGCTGACCGGCGTCGACCGTCTGCGTACCGACGATGCCATGCGCGTGAACGGCATGCCGGTCACCGGCCGCGGCCTGAGCGTGGTGGTCAACGACTCCGGCGTCGATGGTACCCATCCGGACCTGAAATACCCCGAGCACACCCGCCAGAACGTCGCCGCGCAGACCAACCTGTACTCGCTCAGCTCGATCCTGCCGATCACCTACACCGAGAACGTGCCCAACACCGATATCGGCGGCGGTCACGGCACCCACGTCGCCGGCACCATCGGCGGCAACGGCGCGGCCTCGCCGGGTGGCGAGCAGGAAGGCGTGGCGCCGGGCGCCGGGATCATCGGCTACGGTTCCGGCGCCGGCCTGTTCATCCTCGACACCCTCGGCGGTTTCGACTACGCGCTGACCCACCAGGCGCAGTACAACATCCGCGTCGTCTCCAACTCGTTCGGCAGCACCGGCGACACCGGCAGCGACTTCGACCCCGACCATCCGACCAACATCGCCACCAAGCGCCTGGCCGACCGCGGCGTGGTGGTGGTGTTCTCGGCCGGCAACTCCGGTTCCGGCGAAGGCACGATCACCGGCAACTTCAAGAAGGCGCCATGGGTGGTCACCGTGGCGGCCGGCGACAAGCAGGGCAACCTGGCCAGCTTCTCCTCGCGCGGACGCCGCGACAAGGGCGGCGAGGTCGTGATCGACGGCAAGACCTACACCTGGGAGGACCGGCCGACCGTCACTGCGCCGGGCGTGGACATCGCTTCAGCGCGGGCATCGCTGGGTGCGCTCGACAAGACATCGATCGACAAGGACATCGAACTGCTCGGTGCCGGGCAGGCGGTGTACTACACCCACATGTCCGGTACCTCGATGGCGGCGCCGCATGTCTCGGGGATCGTCGCGCTGATGCTGGAGGCCAATCCAAACCTGGGCTGGCAAGACGTCAAGCGGCTGCTGCAGGAGACCGCCAGCAACATCCCCGGCCGCGCCGACTGGGAAGCCGGCGCCGGCTACGTCAACGCCCATGCCGCGGTGCAGGCGGCATTCGACGCCGGCAATTTCGGCGGCACCGTCAATGCCGCGCAGGACTTCAATGCCAATGCGCAGGTTTCCGTTGCCGGCAGCGAACGCTACGCAATCAAATTCGATCCGGTCCTCGAACCCGACGTGAGGTATTTCCAGGTCGGCAGCGACATCTCGCTGGTCAGCGCCAGCGCCAATGTCGGTGACAACACCGTGGCGATCTCGCTGACCGACCCGAACGGCAAGCGTTACGGTTCGTCGATCGCGCTTCCGGTGCTGGGGCAGAACATCGCGGTATCCGCGCCGGGGGTGCCGGGTACGTGGTCGGTGACCGTTCGCGGGGTCGGCTCGGTGTCCGGGGTCGCGCTCGATCCGCTGCAGGTCACCAATGGTTACGGCGTGCCCGGCACGGTCAATGTCGACGTGAGCCGGTTGCGTACCGACGGTTACACCGGTCTGGCCGACGTGGCGGGCCACCCGGCACAGGGCTTCATCGAATTCGGCGTGTCCAACCGGCTGGTCGATGGCCGCACCGATGGGCGGTTCCATCCCGACAGCCAGCTGACCCGTGCCGAGCTGGCGCAGTACCTGGTCATGGGCAGCGGCCTGCGCCAGTGGCTGCCGATGCACAATGTTTCCACGTTCAGCGACATCGGCCCGGTCCATCCGGCCTGGGTCTGGGCCGAGGCCGCCACCACCCGGGGTGCGCCACAGCGCGATCTCACCCACAAGCATGCCGGGGCGATGGGCAAGGTCAATGGTGGGTTCCGTCCGGACGACAAGGTCTCCCGGGCGGGACTGGCCTATTCGCTGGTGCAGGCGTTGGGGCTGCAGGCCAAGGCTCTGGAGCCGGTGGAGCAGCTGACCGTGCTGTATGGCAGCAACCGCATTGCGATCGCCGATGCCGACAAAGTGCCGGTCAGCCTGCGCGGCTATGTGCAGCTCGCGCTTGACCTGGGGCTGATCAACGCCCGGTTCGAACTGAAGCAGGGGCCGTTCGACCTGCAGCCGACGCTGGTTGCCTACTTTGATCCGGGCAAGGCGGTGACCCGTGCCGCCTTCGCCGCGGCGACCAGCCGCAGCTTCGACGTCTACCGGCCGTAA
- a CDS encoding oxidative damage protection protein, with translation MPRTVYCEYEKKEAEGLDFIPWPGELGKRVFEHIGKNAWVAWLAHQTMLINENRLSPMDPKHRAFLTAEMEKFLFDGGAEKPAGYVPTPED, from the coding sequence ATGCCCCGCACCGTCTACTGCGAATACGAAAAGAAAGAAGCCGAAGGCCTCGACTTCATCCCCTGGCCCGGCGAACTCGGCAAGCGCGTGTTCGAACACATCGGCAAGAACGCCTGGGTCGCCTGGCTTGCCCACCAGACCATGCTGATCAACGAGAACCGCCTCTCGCCGATGGACCCGAAACACCGCGCCTTCCTCACCGCCGAGATGGAAAAGTTCCTGTTTGATGGTGGCGCCGAGAAGCCGGCCGGATACGTCCCGACGCCCGAAGACTGA
- the mutY gene encoding A/G-specific adenine glycosylase, producing the protein MTIAARLLPWFDSHGRHDLPWQHPRTPYRVWLSEIMLQQTQVSTVTGYFDRFVTALPDLPALAAAPLDDVLALWSGLGYYARARNLHAAAKACVERHGGELPRDIDALVALPGIGRSTAAAILSQAWGDRHAILDGNVKRVLARYHGIEGWPGTPAVERKLWLLAESHTADSTLPDARLPDYTQAQMDLGATLCTRANPTCLLCPLRDDCVAHREGRTAELPTPRPGRTLPQREAQVLWLEDANGRILLQQRPPAGIWASLWTLPQFEDADTARDWLQKNTRTDSTTATTLPAIAHAFSHYKLTLHPHRWHGIALRDRIGDNESLRWVARNELTKLGIPAPIRRLLDS; encoded by the coding sequence ATGACCATCGCCGCCCGCCTGCTGCCCTGGTTCGACAGCCATGGCCGCCACGACCTGCCCTGGCAACACCCGCGCACGCCATACCGGGTGTGGCTGTCGGAAATCATGCTGCAGCAGACCCAGGTCTCGACGGTGACCGGTTACTTCGACCGTTTCGTCACCGCCCTGCCCGACCTGCCGGCACTGGCCGCAGCCCCGCTCGACGACGTGCTCGCCCTGTGGTCCGGCCTCGGCTACTACGCCCGCGCCCGCAACCTGCACGCCGCGGCGAAAGCCTGCGTCGAACGCCACGGCGGCGAACTGCCGCGCGACATCGATGCCCTCGTCGCCCTGCCCGGCATCGGCCGCAGCACCGCCGCCGCAATCTTGTCGCAGGCCTGGGGCGACCGCCACGCCATCCTCGACGGCAACGTCAAACGCGTACTCGCCCGCTACCACGGCATCGAAGGCTGGCCCGGCACGCCTGCGGTCGAGAGAAAATTGTGGCTGCTGGCCGAATCCCACACCGCCGACTCCACCCTGCCCGACGCCCGTCTGCCCGACTACACCCAGGCGCAGATGGACCTCGGCGCGACCCTGTGCACCCGCGCCAACCCGACCTGCCTGCTGTGCCCGCTGCGCGACGACTGTGTCGCCCACCGCGAAGGCCGCACCGCCGAACTGCCGACCCCGCGCCCCGGCAGGACCCTGCCGCAGCGCGAAGCGCAGGTACTGTGGCTGGAAGACGCCAACGGCCGCATCCTGCTGCAACAGCGCCCGCCCGCCGGCATCTGGGCCTCGCTGTGGACGTTGCCGCAGTTCGAGGACGCAGACACCGCGCGCGACTGGCTGCAGAAGAACACACGCACCGACTCCACCACAGCGACGACGCTGCCGGCGATCGCCCACGCCTTCAGCCACTACAAACTGACCTTGCACCCCCACCGCTGGCACGGCATCGCCCTGCGCGACCGCATCGGCGACAATGAAAGCCTGCGCTGGGTGGCGCGCAACGAACTCACGAAACTCGGCATTCCGGCGCCGATACGCAGGTTGTTGGATTCCTGA
- the ftsY gene encoding signal recognition particle-docking protein FtsY: MVSFFRRKKSDKPARSGSTDADSERRIAELAAAFPGAAAAGDQAPEPAPEPDPIPPTPPAPPAPAEAAPATEPEPVPAEIIAAAMETGPSSAAEPGHGPESEPESVPGPQPVAKPAGWRDRLRGSALARGLSGLFSRNPRLDDDLLDEIETALITADVGVTATTDLIEDLRKRMKAREFVDANALLAALRTDLVEMLRPVAMPLRIDRNAKPFVLLTVGVNGVGKTTTIGKLARRFKDEGRGLMLAAGDTFRAAAVAQLQAWGERNGVTVIAQGQNADAASVAFDALQAAKARGTEVLIADTAGRLHTQKGLMDELGKIKRVLQKLDPSAPHEVLMVIDGTTGQNALSQLRQFHAAVGVTGLVVTKLDGTAKGGMVFALAREFGIPIRYAGIGERPEDLRVFDAEAFVDALLPQGLGESGEK; encoded by the coding sequence ATGGTCAGTTTTTTCCGCCGCAAGAAATCCGACAAGCCCGCCCGCTCAGGGTCTACTGACGCCGATTCCGAACGGCGCATCGCCGAGCTGGCGGCCGCCTTCCCCGGCGCGGCCGCGGCCGGGGACCAGGCACCTGAACCGGCGCCCGAGCCGGATCCCATACCACCCACTCCGCCCGCTCCGCCGGCTCCGGCCGAAGCCGCGCCGGCAACCGAACCCGAGCCGGTCCCGGCCGAGATCATTGCCGCGGCCATGGAAACCGGGCCGTCGTCCGCCGCCGAACCTGGGCATGGGCCTGAATCCGAACCAGAATCCGTCCCCGGGCCACAGCCTGTCGCCAAACCCGCAGGCTGGCGCGATCGTCTGCGCGGCAGCGCCCTGGCCCGTGGCCTCAGCGGCCTGTTCTCGCGCAATCCGCGCCTGGACGACGACCTGCTCGACGAGATCGAGACTGCGCTGATCACCGCCGACGTCGGCGTCACCGCGACCACCGACCTGATCGAGGACCTGCGCAAGCGGATGAAAGCGCGCGAGTTCGTCGATGCCAATGCGCTGCTCGCCGCCCTGCGCACCGACCTGGTGGAGATGCTGCGCCCGGTCGCGATGCCGCTGCGGATCGACCGCAATGCAAAACCCTTCGTGCTATTGACCGTCGGCGTCAACGGCGTCGGCAAGACCACCACCATCGGCAAGCTCGCGCGCCGCTTCAAGGACGAGGGCCGCGGCCTGATGCTGGCCGCCGGCGACACCTTCCGTGCCGCCGCGGTCGCGCAGTTGCAGGCCTGGGGTGAGCGCAATGGCGTCACCGTGATCGCGCAGGGCCAGAACGCCGACGCCGCCTCGGTCGCATTCGATGCGCTCCAGGCCGCGAAGGCACGCGGCACCGAAGTGCTGATCGCCGACACTGCCGGCCGCCTGCACACCCAGAAAGGCCTGATGGACGAGCTGGGCAAGATCAAGCGCGTGCTGCAGAAACTCGATCCGTCCGCGCCACATGAGGTGCTGATGGTGATCGACGGCACCACCGGCCAGAACGCGCTCAGCCAACTGCGCCAGTTCCATGCCGCGGTCGGCGTGACCGGACTGGTGGTGACCAAGCTCGACGGCACCGCCAAGGGCGGCATGGTGTTCGCGCTGGCGCGCGAATTCGGTATCCCGATCCGCTACGCCGGCATCGGCGAGCGCCCGGAGGACCTGCGCGTGTTCGACGCCGAAGCCTTCGTCGACGCATTGCTGCCCCAAGGACTAGGGGAGAGTGGCGAGAAGTGA
- the rsmD gene encoding 16S rRNA (guanine(966)-N(2))-methyltransferase RsmD, with protein sequence MKARHHNGRYATRARATAPGRVRLIGGRWRGTRLEVPEVAGLRPTSDRVRETLFNWLAPALPGARVLDLFAGSGALGLEAVSRGAASAVLVERDRVLAQALRTVAGRLPGGEVVKVAEADARQWLQGQANASFDIAFVDPPFAEGLWETVLPVLSPLLAADGWLYVESRAETPAAPPAGWALHRDGRTREVHHALYRRGGPY encoded by the coding sequence ATGAAAGCGCGCCACCACAATGGGCGGTACGCCACGCGCGCGCGGGCCACCGCACCCGGCCGTGTCCGCCTGATCGGCGGGCGCTGGCGCGGCACCCGTCTGGAGGTGCCGGAGGTGGCCGGCCTGCGGCCGACTTCGGATCGGGTCCGCGAGACCCTGTTCAACTGGCTGGCTCCGGCCTTGCCGGGCGCACGCGTGCTGGACCTGTTCGCCGGCAGCGGCGCGCTGGGGCTGGAAGCGGTCTCGCGCGGCGCGGCCTCGGCGGTCCTGGTCGAGCGCGACCGCGTGCTGGCCCAGGCCCTGCGCACGGTCGCCGGGCGCTTGCCGGGCGGCGAAGTGGTGAAGGTGGCCGAGGCCGATGCCCGTCAGTGGCTGCAGGGACAGGCGAACGCCTCTTTCGATATCGCCTTTGTCGACCCGCCATTCGCAGAAGGGTTGTGGGAGACGGTGTTGCCGGTGCTCTCGCCGCTGCTTGCCGCCGATGGCTGGTTGTACGTCGAGTCCCGGGCCGAGACTCCGGCTGCGCCGCCGGCCGGCTGGGCGCTGCATCGCGACGGCCGCACCCGCGAGGTCCACCACGCCCTGTACCGGCGAGGCGGACCGTACTGA
- the coaD gene encoding pantetheine-phosphate adenylyltransferase, whose amino-acid sequence MTAARQRIAVYPGTFDPITNGHVDLVNRAAPLFEKLVIGVAESPGKGPALPLALRVELARKALAHHANVEVRGFDSLLAHFVADVGAGVLLRGLRAVSDFEYEFQLASMNRHLIPEVETLFMTPAEQYGFISSSLVREVARLGGDVSGFVPGPVADALQAEWQRARQPS is encoded by the coding sequence ATGACTGCGGCCCGACAACGCATCGCCGTCTACCCCGGCACCTTCGACCCGATCACCAACGGCCATGTCGACCTGGTCAACCGGGCCGCGCCGCTGTTCGAGAAACTGGTGATCGGCGTTGCCGAAAGCCCGGGCAAGGGACCGGCGTTGCCGCTGGCATTGCGTGTCGAGCTGGCGCGCAAGGCGCTGGCCCACCACGCCAACGTCGAAGTCCGCGGCTTCGACTCGCTGCTTGCCCACTTCGTCGCGGATGTGGGTGCCGGCGTGTTGTTGCGCGGTCTGCGGGCGGTGTCGGACTTCGAGTACGAGTTCCAACTCGCCAGCATGAACCGCCACCTGATTCCGGAGGTCGAGACGCTGTTCATGACTCCGGCCGAGCAATACGGCTTCATTTCCTCGTCGCTGGTGCGCGAGGTCGCCCGCCTGGGCGGCGATGTGTCGGGCTTCGTGCCCGGGCCCGTCGCCGACGCTCTCCAGGCCGAGTGGCAACGCGCCCGTCAGCCGTCATAA
- a CDS encoding YfhL family 4Fe-4S dicluster ferredoxin gives MSLKINELCVNCDVCEPACPNQAISQGETIYVIDPARCTECVGHYDEPQCVVVCPVECIDPDPGHPETQEQLLAKLARLQSE, from the coding sequence ATGTCCCTCAAGATCAACGAGCTCTGCGTCAACTGCGATGTCTGTGAGCCGGCCTGCCCGAATCAGGCGATCTCGCAGGGCGAAACCATCTATGTGATCGATCCGGCGCGTTGCACCGAATGCGTCGGCCATTACGATGAGCCGCAGTGCGTCGTGGTCTGCCCGGTCGAGTGCATCGACCCCGATCCCGGCCATCCCGAGACGCAGGAGCAGTTGCTGGCCAAGTTGGCGCGCCTGCAGTCGGAGTGA
- the ggt gene encoding gamma-glutamyltransferase: MWTLVAVLVAAVSLQACRADAPATQETVAQAAQSPAADPPGAAIASAHELATRAGLEILDAGGNAFDAAVAVSATLSVVEPISSGLGGGGFFLLHEADKGRDVFVDARETAPAAATAEVYLDADGELDRDRAVNGPWAAGIPGLPAGLVHVAENYGRLPLKASLQPAIRVAREGFPVYARMARGYAARGEVMRRYPGTRAVFEPDGLPLEEGQLFRQPELAQTLERLAEDGFDGFYRGETAKLLLEGVHAEGGKWTADELAGYRVREREPLRFSYDGWEVVTAPPPSSGGIALAQMLQILEPWDLEALEPTQRVHLTVEAMRRAFRDRTFYLGDPDFVDIPVATLTDRNYAAGLRATINPQQATPSDMLSGLPTPLEDEETTHFSIIDAEGNRVAVTQTVNLLFGSGLVPPGTGVLLNNEMDDFALKAGTPNAFGVMGFDANAPAPGKRMLSSMTPTFMESEDKVAVLGTPGGSRIITMVLLGVLGYADGLDAQQVAALPRYHHQWMPDAISVEKDALESDVVTKLRGMGHTIDVPGEVADGRRSSDSWGNLQTVSWNKRANTLEGGSDPRNPVGRAEVVEAR, encoded by the coding sequence ATGTGGACCCTAGTGGCCGTGCTGGTTGCAGCGGTGTCGTTGCAGGCCTGCCGGGCGGATGCTCCGGCCACGCAGGAGACCGTCGCGCAGGCCGCGCAATCCCCGGCGGCCGACCCGCCGGGCGCGGCGATCGCCAGCGCGCATGAGCTGGCCACCCGGGCCGGGCTGGAGATCCTCGACGCTGGCGGCAATGCCTTCGACGCCGCGGTGGCGGTATCGGCGACGCTGTCGGTGGTCGAGCCGATCAGTTCCGGGCTTGGCGGCGGCGGTTTCTTCCTGCTGCACGAGGCGGACAAGGGCCGCGATGTGTTCGTCGACGCGCGCGAGACCGCGCCGGCCGCGGCCACCGCCGAGGTCTACCTCGATGCCGATGGCGAGCTCGACCGCGACCGCGCGGTCAACGGCCCCTGGGCGGCCGGTATCCCCGGCTTGCCGGCGGGACTGGTGCATGTGGCGGAAAACTACGGCCGGCTGCCGTTGAAGGCCTCCCTGCAGCCGGCGATCCGTGTCGCTCGCGAAGGCTTCCCGGTGTATGCCCGCATGGCGCGAGGCTATGCCGCGCGGGGCGAGGTCATGCGCCGCTATCCCGGTACCCGCGCGGTGTTCGAGCCCGATGGCCTGCCGCTTGAAGAAGGTCAGCTGTTCCGGCAGCCGGAGCTGGCGCAGACCCTGGAGAGGCTGGCCGAAGATGGTTTCGACGGCTTCTACCGTGGCGAGACCGCGAAGCTGCTGCTCGAAGGCGTGCATGCCGAAGGCGGTAAATGGACCGCCGACGAGCTGGCCGGCTACCGGGTGCGCGAACGCGAGCCGCTGCGCTTCAGCTACGACGGCTGGGAAGTCGTGACCGCGCCGCCGCCGTCGTCCGGCGGCATCGCGCTGGCGCAGATGCTGCAGATCCTCGAGCCGTGGGACCTGGAAGCGCTGGAGCCGACGCAGCGCGTGCACCTGACCGTGGAGGCGATGCGCCGTGCCTTCCGCGATCGCACCTTCTATCTCGGGGATCCGGACTTCGTCGACATCCCGGTCGCAACGCTCACTGACCGCAACTACGCGGCCGGCCTGCGTGCGACGATCAATCCGCAGCAGGCCACCCCCAGCGATATGCTCTCGGGCCTGCCGACCCCGCTAGAGGACGAGGAGACCACCCACTTCTCGATCATCGATGCCGAGGGAAACCGCGTCGCTGTCACCCAGACCGTCAACCTGCTGTTCGGCTCCGGTCTGGTGCCGCCCGGTACCGGCGTGCTGTTGAACAACGAGATGGACGACTTCGCGCTCAAGGCCGGTACGCCCAATGCGTTCGGGGTGATGGGTTTCGACGCCAACGCACCGGCACCGGGCAAGCGCATGCTCAGCTCGATGACGCCGACATTCATGGAGTCCGAGGACAAGGTCGCCGTACTCGGCACGCCCGGCGGCAGCCGGATCATCACCATGGTTTTGCTGGGCGTGCTCGGTTATGCCGACGGCCTCGATGCGCAGCAGGTCGCCGCGCTGCCGCGCTACCACCATCAGTGGATGCCGGACGCGATCTCGGTCGAGAAGGACGCACTGGAGTCCGACGTGGTGACGAAGCTGCGCGGCATGGGCCACACCATCGACGTACCAGGCGAAGTTGCCGATGGCCGTCGTTCCAGCGACAGCTGGGGCAACCTGCAAACGGTGTCGTGGAACAAGCGTGCCAATACCCTGGAGGGAGGCAGCGATCCGCGCAACCCGGTTGGCCGGGCGGAAGTCGTCGAGGCGCGGTAG
- a CDS encoding MBL fold metallo-hydrolase: protein MKLWSITGNSQKLDGGAMFGNAPRALWERWTTPDDHNRIDLACRALLATPLAGKTVLFEAGIGAFFEPKLRERYGVVEERHVLLDSLAAAGFKPEDIDVIVLSHLHFDHAGGVLEAWREGEPPKLAFPNASYVVGREHWQRALQPHPRDRASFIPELPGLLEATGRLELVDGSHCRTLGSGVRFHYSDGHTPGLMLAEIVGPETIDGEPHGGVVFCADLIPGRPWVHVPITMGYDRNAELLIDEKKTFLGDKLARNVHLFFTHDPGCALAQVVRDEKGRYSTAHEVAELQARMLGS, encoded by the coding sequence ATGAAACTCTGGTCCATCACCGGCAACAGCCAGAAGCTCGACGGCGGCGCGATGTTCGGCAACGCGCCGCGGGCGCTGTGGGAACGCTGGACGACACCCGACGACCACAACCGCATCGACCTGGCCTGCCGCGCGCTGCTGGCGACGCCCCTGGCCGGCAAGACAGTGTTGTTCGAGGCAGGCATCGGCGCCTTCTTCGAACCGAAGTTGCGCGAGCGCTACGGCGTGGTCGAGGAGCGCCACGTGCTGCTCGACTCGCTGGCTGCAGCCGGCTTCAAGCCCGAAGACATCGATGTGATCGTGCTCTCGCACCTGCATTTCGATCATGCCGGTGGCGTGCTCGAGGCGTGGCGGGAGGGCGAGCCGCCGAAGCTGGCGTTCCCGAACGCGTCCTATGTCGTCGGCCGCGAGCATTGGCAGCGCGCCCTGCAGCCGCATCCGCGCGACCGCGCCAGTTTCATTCCCGAACTGCCCGGCCTGCTGGAAGCCACCGGCCGGCTGGAACTGGTCGATGGCTCGCATTGCCGGACACTGGGCAGCGGTGTCCGCTTCCACTACAGCGACGGCCATACGCCGGGCCTGATGCTGGCCGAAATTGTGGGGCCGGAAACGATTGATGGCGAACCCCACGGCGGGGTGGTGTTCTGCGCCGACCTTATCCCGGGTCGCCCCTGGGTGCACGTGCCGATCACGATGGGCTACGACCGCAATGCCGAATTGTTGATCGACGAGAAGAAGACGTTCCTCGGCGACAAGCTGGCCCGCAACGTGCACCTGTTCTTTACCCATGACCCCGGCTGCGCGCTCGCGCAGGTGGTGCGCGACGAGAAGGGCCGCTACTCCACCGCCCATGAAGTCGCCGAACTGCAGGCGCGGATGCTGGGGTCATGA
- a CDS encoding TMEM43 family protein, whose product MNKAVCAIVAALLSLASATDAAAYWQEAAATQASVEDGQAGPVVEPVGALDGGGLLVDRDFGVQTSAAGLDRLVEMYQWRIRDGEYERVWNAARIDSTGFDGERRNPPFQLESRRWWSEQATLDGHPVDPQVLQVLGEWRVFRPNFTRLPLNMAAAFQPEGDGLGSAENPLQPQIGDLRIRWRELILPPLRGKVALRDGVWHLRPSVMPGIERGGTDDEALASAAGDGQGDVSPLSWWWLAVPLLLIVLLLKRRKTRRKS is encoded by the coding sequence ATGAACAAGGCGGTCTGCGCCATCGTGGCCGCACTGCTGTCGCTCGCGTCCGCGACCGACGCTGCGGCCTACTGGCAGGAGGCTGCCGCTACGCAAGCAAGCGTGGAAGATGGACAGGCGGGCCCGGTCGTCGAACCGGTGGGGGCGCTCGATGGCGGCGGCCTGCTGGTCGATCGCGACTTCGGCGTGCAGACCTCCGCGGCCGGCCTCGACCGGCTGGTGGAGATGTACCAGTGGCGGATCAGGGACGGCGAATACGAGCGGGTCTGGAATGCCGCGCGGATCGATTCGACCGGCTTCGATGGTGAGCGCCGGAATCCGCCGTTCCAGCTCGAAAGCCGACGCTGGTGGAGCGAGCAGGCTACCCTCGACGGCCATCCCGTGGATCCGCAAGTGCTCCAGGTGCTGGGCGAATGGCGTGTGTTCCGCCCGAACTTCACCCGCTTGCCGCTGAACATGGCCGCGGCCTTCCAGCCCGAAGGCGATGGCCTGGGCAGTGCCGAGAATCCCCTGCAGCCGCAGATCGGCGACCTGCGCATACGCTGGCGCGAACTCATACTGCCGCCACTGCGGGGCAAGGTGGCGCTGCGCGATGGTGTGTGGCACCTGCGGCCGTCTGTCATGCCGGGAATCGAGCGTGGCGGAACCGATGACGAGGCCCTGGCAAGCGCTGCCGGCGATGGTCAGGGCGATGTGTCGCCGCTGTCCTGGTGGTGGCTTGCGGTCCCGCTGCTGTTGATCGTGTTGCTGCTCAAACGTCGCAAGACAAGAAGGAAATCCTGA